The Garra rufa chromosome 23, GarRuf1.0, whole genome shotgun sequence genome includes a region encoding these proteins:
- the slc7a1a gene encoding high affinity cationic amino acid transporter 1 isoform X1, with translation MMVLKKLLRFGKQLLRVKVVDCNSEDSRLSRCLNTYDLVALGVGSTLGAGVYVLAGAVARENAGPAIVLSFLIAALASVLAGLCYAEFGARVPKTGSAYLYSYVTVGELWAFITGWNLILSYVIGTSSVARAWSATFDELIGKQIEHFCRQYMSMNAPGILAEYPDVFSVIIILTLTALLAFGVKESAIVNKVFTCINILVLLFMVVSGLVKGTLKNWHLDPDEILNGTNSTLNATQPLPSQEILGEGGFMPFGFSGVLSGAATCFYAFVGFDCIATTGEEVKNPQRAIPIGIVSSLLICFVAYFGVSAALTMMMPYYMLDKKSPLPVAFKYVGWEGATYAVAVGSLCALSTSLLGSLFPLPRIIFAMARDGLLFSFLARVSEKKTPVMSTMASGVVAAVMALLFDLKDLVDLMSIGTLLAYTLVAACVLVLRYQPEQFSQTYHIANSHEEMEMSETSSTPSMGILPGIEERFSFKMLFFPDITEPSNLSGHTVNVCASLLGLLIFSFSLTAVLGGSALWSIITLCVLFSMCVVVTFVIWRQPESKTKLSFKVPLLPFIPVVSMFVNVYLMLQLGGGTWIRFAIWMSLGLVIYFGYGIWHSTEAALAHSSMDEELNVYKPACSLNRDSMTPEKEAFLYNGSRVDEDGDL, from the exons ATGATGGTTTTGAAAAAGCTTCTGCGTTTCGGGAAACAGCTGCTGAGGGTGAAGGTTGTCGATTGCAACTCGGAGGATTCGCGACTCTCCCGATGCCTGAACACCTACGACCTGGTGGCTCTTGGTGTGGGCAGCACCTTGGGAGCTGGGGTGTATGTCCTCGCTGGAGCCGTGGCTCGAGAAAACGCCGGACCAGCCATCGTGCTGTCTTTTCTCATTGCAGCCCTGGCCTCAGTGCTTGCAGGCCTATGTTATGCAGAGTTTGGGGCGAGAGTGCCTAAAACTGGCTCAGCGTACCTCTACAGCTACGTGACTGTAGGGGAACTATGGGCCTTTATAACTGGCTGGAACCTTATACTTTCATATGTTATAG GTACATCAAGTGTCGCCCGAGCTTGGAGTGCCACGTTTGACGAGCTGATTGGAAAACAAATTGAGCATTTTTGTCGTCAGTACATGTCCATGAACGCACCGGGCATTCTGGCGGAGTACCCAGATGTGTTTTCCGTAATCATCATCCTCACTCTTACAG CCCTGCTGGCCTTCGGAGTGAAGGAATCAGCCATAGTCAACAAAGTGTTCACCTGCATCAACATCCTGGTGCTGCTGTTCATGGTTGTATCTGGACTGGTCAAAGGTACTCTGAAAAACTGGCACCTGGACCCTGATGAGATTCTCAACGGAACCAATTCCACACTTAA TGCCACACAGCCCCTGCCATCACAAGAGATTCTGGGTGAAGGTGGGTTCATGCCTTTTGGCTTCTCAGGGGTCTTATCAGGGGCGGCTACCTGCTTTTATGCCTTCGTTGGGTTCGACTGCATCGCAACTACAG GTGAGGAGGTGAAGAACCCCCAGAGAGCCATTCCCATCGGGATCGTCTCCTCCCTCCTTATCTGTTTTGTAGCGTACTTTGGTGTATCGGCCGCCCTCACCATGATGATGCCATATTACATGCTGGATAAGAAAAGCCCTCTTCCTGTGGCCTTTAAGTACGTCGGCTGGGAAGGAGCCACGTACGCTGTGGCGGTAGGCTCCCTTTGTGCCCTGTCCACCAG TCTCTTGGGGTCCTTGTTCCCCCTCCCACGTATAATCTTTGCCATGGCCCGAGACGGTCTGCTCTTCTCGTTTCTGGCGCGGGTGAGCGAGAAGAAGACGCCCGTCATGTCCACTATGGCCTCCGGGGTCGTTGCTG CTGTAATGGCTTTACTGTTTGACCTGAAGGACCTAGTTGATCTGATGTCTATAGGAACTCTTTTGGCCTACACGCTGGTTGCTGCCTGTGTTCTTGTACTCAG GTACCAGCCTGAGCAGTTTTCTCAAACATATCACATAGCCAACTCACATGAAGAGATGGAAATGAGCGAGACCTCAAGTACACCTAGCATGGGGATTCTACCCGGCATAGAAGAGCGTTTCAGCTTCAAAATGCTGTTCTTCCCCGACATCACTGAACCCTCCAATCTTTCTGGCCACACCGTAAACGTCTGTGCGAGTCTGCTTG GTCTGCTGATCTTCAGCTTCAGTCTGACGGCCGTCCTGGGTGGAAGTGCATTGTGGAGTATAATCACTCTCTGTGTCCTGTTCAGCATGTGTGTCGTTGTCACGTTTGTCATCTGGAGACAACCTGAGAGTAAAACCAAGCTCTCTTTTAAG GTTCCTTTACTTCCGTTCATCCCAGTGGTCAGCATGTTTGTCAACGTGTACCTGATGTTGCAGCTGGGCGGGGGTACCTGGATCCGATTTGCCATCTGGATGTCTCTAG GGCTCGTAATCTACTTTGGCTATGGAATCTGGCACAGCACTGAAGCCGCACTGGCCCATTCCAGTATGGACGAGGAACTAAATGTGTACAAACCCGCCTGCAGTCTAAACAGGGACAGTATGACCCCGGAAAAGGAGGCTTTCCTCTATAACGGATCACGAGTTGATGAGGACGGGGATCTCTAA
- the slc7a1a gene encoding high affinity cationic amino acid transporter 1 isoform X2, with product MMVLKKLLRFGKQLLRVKVVDCNSEDSRLSRCLNTYDLVALGVGSTLGAGVYVLAGAVARENAGPAIVLSFLIAALASVLAGLCYAEFGARVPKTGSAYLYSYVTVGELWAFITGWNLILSYVIGTSSVARAWSATFDELIGKQIEHFCRQYMSMNAPGILAEYPDVFSVIIILTLTALLAFGVKESAIVNKVFTCINILVLLFMVVSGLVKGTLKNWHLDPDEILNGTNSTLNATQPLPSQEILGEGGFMPFGFSGVLSGAATCFYAFVGFDCIATTGEEVKNPQRAIPIGIVSSLLICFVAYFGVSAALTMMMPYYMLDKKSPLPVAFKYVGWEGATYAVAVGSLCALSTSLLGAMFPMPRVIWAMADDGLLFKFMTGINERTKTPIHATITAGFAAAVMALLFDLKDLVDLMSIGTLLAYTLVAACVLVLRYQPEQFSQTYHIANSHEEMEMSETSSTPSMGILPGIEERFSFKMLFFPDITEPSNLSGHTVNVCASLLGLLIFSFSLTAVLGGSALWSIITLCVLFSMCVVVTFVIWRQPESKTKLSFKVPLLPFIPVVSMFVNVYLMLQLGGGTWIRFAIWMSLGLVIYFGYGIWHSTEAALAHSSMDEELNVYKPACSLNRDSMTPEKEAFLYNGSRVDEDGDL from the exons ATGATGGTTTTGAAAAAGCTTCTGCGTTTCGGGAAACAGCTGCTGAGGGTGAAGGTTGTCGATTGCAACTCGGAGGATTCGCGACTCTCCCGATGCCTGAACACCTACGACCTGGTGGCTCTTGGTGTGGGCAGCACCTTGGGAGCTGGGGTGTATGTCCTCGCTGGAGCCGTGGCTCGAGAAAACGCCGGACCAGCCATCGTGCTGTCTTTTCTCATTGCAGCCCTGGCCTCAGTGCTTGCAGGCCTATGTTATGCAGAGTTTGGGGCGAGAGTGCCTAAAACTGGCTCAGCGTACCTCTACAGCTACGTGACTGTAGGGGAACTATGGGCCTTTATAACTGGCTGGAACCTTATACTTTCATATGTTATAG GTACATCAAGTGTCGCCCGAGCTTGGAGTGCCACGTTTGACGAGCTGATTGGAAAACAAATTGAGCATTTTTGTCGTCAGTACATGTCCATGAACGCACCGGGCATTCTGGCGGAGTACCCAGATGTGTTTTCCGTAATCATCATCCTCACTCTTACAG CCCTGCTGGCCTTCGGAGTGAAGGAATCAGCCATAGTCAACAAAGTGTTCACCTGCATCAACATCCTGGTGCTGCTGTTCATGGTTGTATCTGGACTGGTCAAAGGTACTCTGAAAAACTGGCACCTGGACCCTGATGAGATTCTCAACGGAACCAATTCCACACTTAA TGCCACACAGCCCCTGCCATCACAAGAGATTCTGGGTGAAGGTGGGTTCATGCCTTTTGGCTTCTCAGGGGTCTTATCAGGGGCGGCTACCTGCTTTTATGCCTTCGTTGGGTTCGACTGCATCGCAACTACAG GTGAGGAGGTGAAGAACCCCCAGAGAGCCATTCCCATCGGGATCGTCTCCTCCCTCCTTATCTGTTTTGTAGCGTACTTTGGTGTATCGGCCGCCCTCACCATGATGATGCCATATTACATGCTGGATAAGAAAAGCCCTCTTCCTGTGGCCTTTAAGTACGTCGGCTGGGAAGGAGCCACGTACGCTGTGGCGGTAGGCTCCCTTTGTGCCCTGTCCACCAG CCTGCTTGGCGCCATGTTCCCCATGCCCCGTGTCATCTGGGCCATGGCTGACGATGGCCTGCTCTTCAAATTCATGACTGGAATCAACGAGAGAACAAAAACACCCATACACGCCACTATAACAGCAGGCTTTGCTGCAG CTGTAATGGCTTTACTGTTTGACCTGAAGGACCTAGTTGATCTGATGTCTATAGGAACTCTTTTGGCCTACACGCTGGTTGCTGCCTGTGTTCTTGTACTCAG GTACCAGCCTGAGCAGTTTTCTCAAACATATCACATAGCCAACTCACATGAAGAGATGGAAATGAGCGAGACCTCAAGTACACCTAGCATGGGGATTCTACCCGGCATAGAAGAGCGTTTCAGCTTCAAAATGCTGTTCTTCCCCGACATCACTGAACCCTCCAATCTTTCTGGCCACACCGTAAACGTCTGTGCGAGTCTGCTTG GTCTGCTGATCTTCAGCTTCAGTCTGACGGCCGTCCTGGGTGGAAGTGCATTGTGGAGTATAATCACTCTCTGTGTCCTGTTCAGCATGTGTGTCGTTGTCACGTTTGTCATCTGGAGACAACCTGAGAGTAAAACCAAGCTCTCTTTTAAG GTTCCTTTACTTCCGTTCATCCCAGTGGTCAGCATGTTTGTCAACGTGTACCTGATGTTGCAGCTGGGCGGGGGTACCTGGATCCGATTTGCCATCTGGATGTCTCTAG GGCTCGTAATCTACTTTGGCTATGGAATCTGGCACAGCACTGAAGCCGCACTGGCCCATTCCAGTATGGACGAGGAACTAAATGTGTACAAACCCGCCTGCAGTCTAAACAGGGACAGTATGACCCCGGAAAAGGAGGCTTTCCTCTATAACGGATCACGAGTTGATGAGGACGGGGATCTCTAA